From a single Streptomyces misionensis genomic region:
- a CDS encoding alpha/beta fold hydrolase, producing the protein MDVRSRNHVRVSGRPGGPVVMLAHGFGCDQNLWRLVVPALEREFTVVLFDHVGAGRSDLSAWSEDRYSSMGGYVDDVLEICRELDLGPVTFVGHSVSAMIGVLAAARHPEYFAGLVLLAPSPCFVDDPATGYRGGFSAEDIEELLQSLDANYLGWSGVMAPVIMGNPERPELGQELTNSFCATDPEIARVFARVTFLSDNRTDLARVAVPTLVAQCSTDAIAPPEVGAFVHGQIKGSRLITLNATGHCPQLSAPEETAQAIAAFARTLR; encoded by the coding sequence ATGGACGTGCGTAGCAGGAACCATGTGCGGGTGTCCGGGCGGCCGGGCGGGCCTGTGGTGATGCTGGCACACGGGTTCGGATGCGACCAGAACCTGTGGCGTCTTGTGGTTCCGGCGCTGGAGCGTGAGTTCACCGTGGTGCTCTTCGACCATGTGGGAGCAGGCCGCTCGGACCTGTCGGCGTGGAGCGAGGACCGCTACTCCAGCATGGGCGGCTACGTGGACGACGTGCTGGAGATCTGCCGGGAGCTGGACCTCGGTCCGGTGACGTTCGTGGGCCACTCGGTCAGCGCGATGATCGGCGTACTGGCCGCGGCGCGACACCCTGAATACTTCGCGGGGCTGGTGCTGCTCGCCCCCTCCCCCTGCTTCGTCGACGATCCCGCGACCGGGTATCGCGGCGGGTTCAGTGCCGAGGACATCGAGGAGCTGCTGCAGTCCTTGGACGCAAACTATCTGGGCTGGTCGGGGGTGATGGCACCGGTCATCATGGGGAACCCCGAGCGCCCGGAACTGGGGCAGGAGCTGACCAACAGCTTCTGCGCCACCGACCCGGAGATCGCCAGGGTCTTCGCCCGTGTGACGTTCCTGTCCGACAACCGCACCGACCTGGCGCGGGTCGCGGTGCCCACCCTCGTCGCCCAGTGCTCCACCGACGCCATAGCCCCACCGGAGGTCGGCGCCTTCGTCCATGGGCAGATCAAGGGCAGCCGGCTCATCACCCTGAACGCCACCGGGCACTGTCCCCAGCTCAGCGCCCCCGAGGAGACCGCCCAGGCGATCGCCGCGTTCGCCAGGACACTGCGATGA
- a CDS encoding TetR/AcrR family transcriptional regulator, giving the protein MSERVVPEPQRRRRRPTKQGVVLSRELIVDTALRLVGQHGAQALTVRRLGTALGADPSAVYRYFHSTDDLLLAIAEELIARAQDGWQATGDWRADLREIGLRIYAGYRAHPQAALLAAHRTTGRTHEIAAVEAILGILRTAGFPDPEAVRIYHAFVDQSLGFAVLDAASLALPAAAQSADQRVWHASYARLDAGAHPHIAATGHLLAAEMGRSGYRFALDLLLDAAEARLAAAR; this is encoded by the coding sequence ATGAGCGAACGCGTAGTGCCCGAGCCCCAGCGGCGCCGTCGGCGGCCGACCAAGCAGGGGGTGGTGCTCTCCCGCGAACTGATCGTCGACACGGCGCTGCGGCTGGTCGGGCAGCACGGTGCGCAGGCGCTCACCGTCCGCCGGCTAGGCACCGCGCTGGGTGCCGACCCCAGCGCGGTCTACCGCTACTTCCACAGCACCGACGATCTGCTGCTCGCCATCGCCGAGGAACTGATCGCCCGCGCCCAGGACGGCTGGCAGGCCACCGGGGACTGGCGGGCCGACCTGCGGGAGATCGGCCTGCGGATCTACGCCGGCTACCGGGCCCACCCGCAGGCCGCGCTGCTCGCCGCCCACCGCACCACCGGGCGCACCCACGAGATCGCCGCCGTCGAGGCGATCCTCGGCATCTTGCGCACCGCGGGGTTCCCCGACCCGGAGGCGGTGCGCATCTACCACGCGTTCGTCGACCAGAGCCTTGGATTCGCGGTGCTGGACGCCGCCTCGCTCGCCCTGCCGGCCGCGGCGCAGTCGGCGGACCAGCGGGTCTGGCACGCCTCCTACGCCAGGCTCGACGCCGGGGCCCACCCGCACATCGCCGCCACCGGGCACCTGCTCGCCGCCGAGATGGGGCGCAGCGGCTACCGGTTCGCGCTGGACCTGCTGCTGGACGCCGCCGAGGCCCGGCTGGCGGCGGCGCGCTGA
- a CDS encoding PP2C family protein-serine/threonine phosphatase produces the protein MCRSDGDQNSGPDPEEPPDDDQTFSALLEDSVEDLYENAPCGYLSTLLDGQIAKVNTTLLNWLGYKRAELVGRRKFSDLLTVGGRLYHETHFAPLLRMQGEISGIALELRAADGSRLPVLVTSTVKTGSDGQPLLIRTTVFDARDRRAYEQELLRTRQEAEGERERLQQLATTLQRTLLPPALENVPGLDVAAHYHIASVDEVGGDFYDLFPLAAGSWGLFLGDVCGKGAEAAAVTSLARYTLRAAAVYDPDPAAVLSNLNTVLNHEYNGTDPRFCTVIFGLLTPDGDQGGFRITLASGGHPPALLLRADGTADCLPTPGGQLIGVLPDADIATITFRLEAGDTLLLHTDGLTEAHTAVRGERYGDEALLDFVRALAPTTAQDIITAVRGLIDTLGTGVDDDTAVLAVHVPRADREERQ, from the coding sequence ATGTGCCGGAGCGACGGCGACCAGAACTCGGGCCCCGACCCCGAGGAGCCCCCGGACGACGACCAGACTTTCTCCGCCCTGCTGGAAGACAGCGTTGAGGACCTGTACGAGAACGCCCCGTGCGGATACCTCTCCACCCTGCTGGACGGGCAGATCGCCAAGGTCAACACCACTCTGCTGAACTGGCTGGGCTACAAGCGCGCGGAGCTGGTCGGCCGAAGGAAGTTCTCCGACCTCCTCACCGTCGGTGGGCGGCTTTATCACGAGACGCACTTCGCGCCGCTCCTGCGCATGCAGGGCGAGATCAGCGGCATCGCGCTGGAGCTGAGAGCCGCCGACGGCAGCCGACTGCCGGTCCTGGTGACCTCCACCGTCAAGACCGGCAGCGACGGGCAGCCGCTGCTGATCCGTACCACCGTCTTCGACGCCCGCGACCGCCGCGCCTACGAGCAGGAGCTGCTGCGTACCCGGCAGGAGGCCGAGGGCGAACGCGAACGCCTCCAGCAACTGGCCACCACTCTTCAGAGAACGCTGCTGCCGCCTGCACTGGAGAACGTGCCCGGCCTGGACGTGGCCGCGCACTACCACATCGCCTCGGTCGACGAGGTCGGCGGCGACTTCTACGACCTCTTCCCCCTCGCAGCCGGGTCCTGGGGACTGTTCCTCGGAGACGTGTGCGGCAAGGGCGCCGAGGCGGCGGCCGTCACCTCCCTGGCCCGCTACACCCTGCGTGCCGCCGCCGTCTACGACCCCGACCCGGCCGCGGTCCTCAGCAACCTCAACACCGTCCTCAACCACGAGTACAACGGCACCGATCCCCGGTTCTGCACCGTCATCTTCGGCCTGCTCACCCCCGACGGCGACCAGGGCGGCTTCCGTATCACCCTCGCCAGCGGCGGCCACCCCCCGGCCCTCCTGCTGCGCGCGGACGGCACCGCCGACTGCCTGCCCACCCCCGGCGGCCAGCTCATCGGCGTCCTGCCCGACGCCGACATCGCCACCATCACCTTCCGTCTCGAAGCCGGCGACACCCTGCTCCTGCACACCGACGGCCTCACCGAGGCCCACACCGCCGTCCGCGGCGAACGCTACGGCGACGAAGCCCTCCTCGACTTCGTCCGGGCCCTCGCCCCCACCACGGCCCAGGACATCATCACAGCTGTCCGTGGCCTCATCGACACGCTCGGCACCGGGGTGGACGACGACACCGCCGTCCTGGCCGTCCACGTGCCCCGCGCCGACCGTGAAGAGCGGCAGTGA
- a CDS encoding helix-turn-helix transcriptional regulator: protein MNQLGDTLRAWRDRLDPAQVGWGHGTSRRVPGLRRAELAMLAGISVEYVVRLEQGRVQTPSAQVCSALARALQLSDDEHAHLLRMAGHVADPRRVPRVIPANLYRITDQLAANPLALYDATWQLLYWNPLFAATFGELAVRESEERNVLVWVFLGELPRVRQTASERAAFEESLIADLRATTSRYPDDPELPALIERLSRSPRFRELWSSRSVGGHESARKYAEHPEVGDIALISDVLTTQGDLRLVVYTPQPGTDARGKLDLLAAVDVQSMSLRQ, encoded by the coding sequence ATGAATCAACTCGGTGACACGTTGCGGGCGTGGCGGGATCGGCTGGATCCCGCGCAGGTGGGGTGGGGGCACGGGACATCCCGACGGGTTCCTGGCCTGCGGCGTGCGGAACTCGCCATGCTGGCCGGCATCTCGGTCGAGTACGTGGTCCGGCTCGAGCAGGGGCGGGTGCAGACGCCCTCGGCGCAGGTGTGTTCCGCACTGGCCCGCGCCCTGCAACTGTCCGACGACGAGCACGCCCACCTCCTGCGGATGGCCGGCCACGTCGCGGACCCCCGGCGGGTCCCGCGGGTGATCCCGGCGAACCTGTACCGGATCACGGACCAGCTCGCCGCCAATCCGTTGGCGCTCTACGACGCCACCTGGCAGCTGCTGTACTGGAACCCGCTGTTCGCGGCCACATTCGGTGAGCTGGCCGTCCGTGAGTCGGAGGAGCGCAACGTCCTGGTCTGGGTGTTCCTGGGGGAGCTGCCGCGCGTGCGGCAGACGGCGTCCGAACGGGCGGCGTTCGAGGAGTCGCTCATCGCCGACCTCCGTGCGACGACCAGCAGGTACCCCGACGACCCCGAGCTGCCGGCCCTGATCGAGAGGCTGAGCCGCAGCCCGCGGTTCCGTGAGTTGTGGAGCAGCCGGTCGGTGGGCGGTCACGAGAGTGCGCGCAAGTACGCGGAACACCCCGAGGTCGGAGACATCGCCCTGATCTCCGATGTGCTGACCACCCAGGGCGATCTCCGACTCGTGGTGTACACACCGCAGCCGGGCACCGACGCCCGCGGCAAACTCGATCTGCTCGCCGCCGTGGACGTCCAGAGCATGTCCCTTCGGCAGTGA
- a CDS encoding protein kinase domain-containing protein, with product MRGETAPDMVIGGRYKLVGRLGAGGFGQVWRARDLALAVDVAVKEVRLDDAVPHALRGELLARAGREARNAARLRDHPHIVTVHDVVEVDGIPWIVMQLVDGRSLAEELDERGTLPVGRAADVARALLRGLDAVHRAGLVHRDVKPANTMLASSGAILLADFGIAVDRKDPRLTAPDMVIGSPGYMAPERWQGGPYDGRADLFSLGATLYEAMEGVLPFPASNPTAVLTEPPRPPVRAGRLTALVMALLRKDPAQRPTIAQALDMLDHAASTLRLPITQEQSPDRKPSRVRPSGPVTISHTRQALTRRSTQDASCLLALSFVLLGAVAGLLRDAHVHQGHYDRLSGSLVVGLVTGAVVGGLVSSAVGYVRGFFLTSDSVTFAHESITVTQASAARSIRVRWDDLSLIALTGPAGGRKDLVVWFADEETGRSMRLERLQGLDNERGLAHRLYRTAAGANRPRQLQADQLTAPLRAHAAELYYEMATPPMSHLVGVGGGNILAVDGAGSLWRYAAPGYDPFEKTRVGAGWGKMKKLVAIGGSNGDILAISDSGDMYRYHGPDYHGPSRTRVGTGWETMSHVTSTGDGTGDLFAVDDAGRLFHYRGPHYYGSQRKQIGTGWGTMNAVVGVGDISGSGSADILAVDDAGRLFHYRGPHYYGSQRKQIGTGWNTMTNLVAIPGSGTTDLLATGATTGHLYRYTGPAYSGARRRRIGTSW from the coding sequence ATGAGGGGCGAGACAGCGCCGGACATGGTGATCGGCGGGCGCTACAAGCTGGTCGGCCGGCTCGGCGCAGGCGGATTCGGGCAGGTCTGGAGGGCTCGTGACCTGGCGCTGGCCGTGGACGTGGCGGTGAAAGAGGTCCGGCTGGACGACGCGGTGCCGCACGCCCTGCGCGGGGAACTCCTCGCCCGCGCGGGCAGGGAGGCCCGGAACGCGGCGCGACTGCGCGACCACCCGCACATCGTCACCGTGCACGACGTGGTGGAGGTCGACGGCATCCCGTGGATCGTCATGCAGCTCGTGGACGGCCGCTCGCTGGCGGAGGAGCTAGACGAACGAGGCACGCTGCCGGTGGGGCGGGCCGCCGACGTCGCTCGTGCCCTGCTGCGCGGGCTCGACGCGGTGCACCGGGCGGGCCTGGTGCACCGGGACGTGAAGCCGGCGAACACCATGCTGGCCTCCTCCGGCGCGATCCTGCTCGCCGATTTCGGGATCGCGGTGGACCGGAAGGACCCCCGGCTGACTGCCCCCGACATGGTCATCGGCTCACCGGGCTACATGGCTCCCGAACGCTGGCAGGGCGGCCCGTACGACGGCCGGGCGGACCTGTTCTCCCTGGGCGCGACGCTGTACGAGGCGATGGAGGGCGTGCTGCCGTTCCCCGCGTCCAACCCCACCGCCGTCCTGACCGAGCCGCCCCGCCCGCCCGTGCGGGCCGGCCGGCTCACCGCTCTCGTCATGGCGCTGCTGCGGAAGGACCCGGCGCAGCGCCCGACGATCGCACAAGCACTGGACATGCTCGACCACGCCGCGTCCACGCTGAGACTTCCGATCACGCAGGAGCAGTCCCCGGACCGGAAGCCCTCCCGTGTGAGGCCCTCCGGTCCGGTGACGATCAGCCACACCCGACAGGCCCTGACGAGGAGGAGCACCCAGGACGCCTCCTGTCTCCTAGCCCTCTCCTTCGTTCTGCTGGGAGCCGTGGCGGGACTGCTCCGGGACGCTCACGTCCACCAGGGGCACTACGACCGGTTGTCCGGGTCGCTGGTGGTCGGGCTCGTCACCGGCGCAGTGGTGGGCGGCCTGGTCAGCAGCGCGGTGGGGTACGTGCGCGGGTTCTTCCTCACCTCCGACAGCGTCACCTTCGCTCACGAGTCGATCACCGTCACGCAGGCCAGTGCCGCACGCTCGATCCGCGTGCGGTGGGACGACCTGTCGCTCATCGCCCTGACCGGCCCCGCCGGCGGACGCAAGGACCTGGTCGTCTGGTTCGCCGACGAGGAGACGGGCAGGAGCATGCGCCTGGAGCGGCTGCAAGGACTCGACAACGAACGGGGCCTGGCCCACCGCCTTTACCGGACGGCCGCCGGGGCGAACAGACCGCGGCAACTACAGGCCGACCAGCTCACCGCCCCGCTGCGCGCCCACGCCGCCGAGCTGTACTACGAGATGGCGACCCCTCCGATGTCGCACCTGGTCGGCGTGGGCGGGGGGAACATCCTGGCCGTGGACGGGGCGGGAAGCCTGTGGCGGTATGCGGCACCGGGGTATGACCCTTTCGAGAAGACGCGGGTCGGCGCCGGCTGGGGCAAGATGAAGAAGCTCGTCGCCATCGGGGGGTCGAACGGCGACATCCTGGCGATCAGCGACTCCGGGGACATGTACCGCTACCACGGCCCGGACTACCACGGTCCCAGCAGGACCCGGGTCGGCACGGGCTGGGAGACCATGAGTCATGTCACCAGTACCGGCGACGGCACCGGCGACCTCTTCGCCGTGGACGACGCGGGCCGGCTGTTCCACTACCGGGGACCCCACTACTACGGCTCGCAGCGCAAGCAGATCGGCACCGGCTGGGGCACGATGAACGCCGTCGTGGGCGTCGGCGACATCTCCGGCAGCGGCAGCGCCGACATCCTCGCCGTCGACGACGCGGGCCGGCTGTTCCACTACCGGGGACCCCACTACTACGGCTCGCAGCGCAAGCAGATCGGCACCGGCTGGAACACCATGACCAACCTCGTCGCGATCCCCGGTTCCGGGACCACCGACCTGCTCGCCACCGGCGCCACCACCGGGCACCTGTACCGCTATACCGGCCCCGCCTACTCGGGCGCGCGACGCCGGCGGATCGGCACGAGCTGGTGA
- a CDS encoding SDR family NAD(P)-dependent oxidoreductase, which translates to MTTTFITGANKSLGMETARRLVEAGHTVVVGARDPERGRAAAASLGARFVRIDVTDDASVEAAAADVAAHEGAIDVLVNNAGVLGRVGPVEEYTAADMSAVLDVNVVGVVRVTHAFLPLLRKSSHPVIVNVSSGMGSFGMTQDPARIESQYALPLYAASKAAVTMLTTQYARELKDMKVNAADPGQTATDFTGGIGHSVAEGAESIVALATIGPDGPTGQFVDRFGTLPW; encoded by the coding sequence ATGACCACCACGTTCATCACCGGAGCCAACAAGTCCCTCGGCATGGAGACCGCCCGTCGTCTCGTCGAGGCGGGGCACACCGTCGTCGTCGGCGCCCGTGATCCCGAGCGCGGCCGGGCCGCGGCCGCGTCACTGGGCGCCCGGTTCGTCCGGATCGACGTGACCGACGACGCCTCGGTCGAGGCCGCCGCGGCCGACGTCGCCGCGCACGAAGGGGCCATCGACGTCCTGGTCAACAACGCCGGCGTGCTCGGCCGGGTCGGGCCCGTCGAGGAGTACACCGCGGCCGACATGAGCGCCGTCCTCGACGTGAACGTCGTCGGCGTCGTGCGCGTCACGCACGCCTTCCTGCCGCTGCTGCGCAAGTCGTCGCACCCTGTCATCGTCAACGTGTCCAGCGGAATGGGCTCGTTCGGCATGACCCAGGACCCGGCTCGGATCGAGTCTCAGTACGCCCTGCCCCTCTACGCCGCGTCGAAGGCAGCGGTCACCATGCTCACGACGCAGTACGCCAGGGAACTCAAGGACATGAAGGTGAACGCCGCCGACCCCGGCCAGACCGCCACCGACTTCACCGGAGGCATCGGGCACAGTGTGGCCGAGGGCGCCGAATCCATCGTGGCCCTCGCGACGATCGGCCCGGACGGCCCCACCGGACAGTTCGTCGACCGTTTCGGCACCCTCCCCTGGTGA